Genomic segment of Anopheles darlingi chromosome X, idAnoDarlMG_H_01, whole genome shotgun sequence:
CCAGCGTTAAGGAGGGAAGAGCTCGGGCTCGGGAGCCAGCAGCTCGGttagaacaaacaaacaggttGGCATATAATGGTTTTGGAATACGCTTCTCGTTAACGCGACCGCAGAAACCTCAAATAGACCGTACAGTGTGtgattgagtgtgtgtgcttgtgtgcgtgcgtgcgtgcgtgtgtgtctgtgattgATGTAAACAAATTGCTCCAATCaattattgtttttgtttgaaacgccaattcaagaagcagcatcatcatcagcaaaagcaacacaagCAGCTGTACGGATGGGGAGGGACGGAGCTGCGTTTAAACGTTGTACCCcgacccccacccctcccttctcgTCTACCTTTCTTATCCTGCTCCATCGAACTTCCTTAGTGCCCTTGCCCTTGGGCTAAGATAACATGCAACGCGAGTGAGCAAGAGAGATCGATGTGAGAGATAACGAAGAGAGCGATGCTGgagtgaacgagagagagagagaaagagagagagagagagaaagagagagagagagagagagagagagagagagagagagagagagagagagagagagagagaaagagagtgaccCGAGTTCACGCTAGCTTCACCACTAATTGTCTGGATAAGCCAGAAACTAATGGCCCCTGTTTCTCAccacagccccccccccccccccccctttccctagCCCCTTCCGCCGGGAATGCTGGGGAGGCGCACTCGAGTAGCAGCACGGGCCCTGACCTCCATAAACAAACGCATCGCGAATaactccccccaaccccttgCCTGCTCTGCACCAATCTTTTTGGGCAATTCCTTCCGATACGGCGTACTCCTCTTCTTATGTAACTGGCCAGCGCACAGTAGAGCCGGGGAGTTACTTCCATTGCATCCCGATTGTGTGAAGTTGGCTTCTCGCACTACATCCAAAGTCGTTTGtttgggcgcgcgcgtgtgtgtgtgtgtgtatgtgtgtgaaaagTATGGGTGGCTGTTGATTGCTTAGGTTGAGTGTACCATCACACCTACCGCACACCTAGTAGCTGCTGGTAGTTCGGTGGTTACCATGTAGCAAGCGAACGGAGAAAACCATTGTCGCTCCGTCCAGGaatcagccagcagccagccagcacctcGAGGGCAAGGGCTgcaccgtgcgtgcgtttccTCAAGTAACGGAACAAGGTTTCCGTTTCCAATCATAGCAAACGGTGCACGCACGAAGACGGCGATGTGAAGGACCTAGGAAGTTTACATCGATTGCATAAGCATCCAGCAGTGTCCAGCAGGTATGCGACGAAAGAGGCAGAAGCGCGATAGCAGAGGGAAGGTGCAGGTAGTCTTCGGACTGCTACCGCAATCCTATTACGACGAAGGTCCTTCCGGGACCTTCCGGTGGCCGAGGACGCGCGAATGACAAATGGATTAAACAAAAACGTTAACGCGcgagctctctttctctctctatctctgtcttTTTAGCTCTCTCGTTCGATCCCCAAGGAcgtgttttgcaaaattggAACATAACTCCGCCCAATCGCCCCCCATAACCCACCTGCTTTGCTCATGGCTCTCCGTTCTGGGCAGGCTACTtcaccaatcgatcgacccGCTCACTAGCTTGTTTTAAAGAGCTTAAAAACACGAcaggtctgtgtgtgtgtgtgtgtatgtgcgcgcgcgcgcgcgttctcgTTCGGTTACATCGTAATGGCCCAATCCCAGGGGGCTTAGGACGTGAGGAATCgctttcccccaaaaaagacaTTCAAAAATATCGATGTTACGGTGGTGCAGGCAGGGGATGGAGAAAGGAAGACGGGGAGGTGTTTTTAAAATGCTTGTATCCTTTTTTTGTCGTAGTAGTGTGCCCCCGCTGCCTGCCCTGACCAATCGATATTGATTTGTGGCTCAGTGGTGAGCTCACATGAGCACGAGCTCTTTCGTTAGCGCTTAGTCGTAAGCGAGTGCAGTCAGCTGGTGTCGCCAATGTGTTAATGCTAGCTAATCTTTGCAGAACGTTCTTTGGCTAAGCGGttactatcatcatcattatcatcatcatcatcatgctgatAAAGGAGTACCGCATCCCGTTACCGCTGACGGTGGAAGAATACAGAATAGCGCAGCTGTACATGATTGCGGTAAGTCTGGGCTGGCGTGTCTCTGGTGGAACCTGTTCCGAGACGGCCTCATATTCGAAGTGATAGTATTGATCCCTCGTTTTGCTGTTGTCCTACCGTAGAAGAAAAGCCGCGAGGAGAGCAGCGGTGCAGGTAGCGGTGTGGAGATCATCGTGAACGAACCATATCAGAATGGACCGGGCGGCAGTGGTCAGTACACGCGCAAGATCTACCACGTCGGAAGTCATCTGCCCGGTTGGATCAAAGGGCTGCTGCCGAAGAGTGCGCTcacggtggaggaggaggcgtgGAACGCGTACCCCTACACGAAGACGCGCTACACGTGCCCATTCGTGGAGAAGTTTTCGTTGGAGATCGAAACGTACTACTTCGCAGACAATGGGCACCAGGAGAACGTATTTCAGCTAGGCGGCTCCGATCTGCGGAATCGTGTCGTCGACCTGATCGACATCGTGAAGGACCAGCTGGGCGGGGCCGACTACGTACGGGAGGAAGACCCGACGCTGTACCGCTCTGAGCGCACCGGCCGTGGCCCGCTCGGCGAGCAGTGGCTCGACGAGTACTGGACGGAGGTAAAGGGCCGCACGCAGCCGACCGCTCGCAACATGTCGCTGATGTGTGCGTACAAGTTGTGCCGAGTGGAGTTCCGCTACTGGGGCATGCAGACGAAACTGGAGAAGTTCATCCACGATACGGCGCTACGCAAGACGATGGTGCGTGCACACCGGCAGGCCTGGGCCTGGCAGGACGAGTGGTTCGGTCTCTCGATGGATGACATCCGCGAGATCGAGCGGCAGACACAGCTGGCACTCAAGCGCAAGATGGGCAACGAGGGAGGCGACAACCAGGACGATGAtgcggaagaggaggaggacgaggaggaagaggagaaggaacgaCACGGTATGGCTGCCAATCAGTCCTTCTCGAcactttcttcctccttcatcttcatctctttctcttttttctctttctctctctctctctctctctctctctctctctttcacacacacacacacacacacacacacacacaatccttctctatttctttctgCGTTGTATTCTAGCCCATGACAATGACAATCGTAACTCGAATCAAATGTACTCGatagaaaaaacaaatgaaaactcGACACCCTACATGGAGAAGAAGGACACGACGATCCCGCTTATTACTACGACGGCGGAGGGTGGAGTTATGCGCCAACCGGGGGCACCCGTCAGTAGCAAACGGGATCACCACGCACGCAACGCTTCCagcgaagaggaagacgacgaggatgacgatgatgaggatgcgGAGGAAGCGGATGCGTCAGGGTACGAACAGACGGCTGGTgttagaaagagagacagaaacgAAGAAGGAGTCGTTTTGTTGCGCAAGCAGAATAATTCCGGCTCGAAAAGCAAACTCCACTCGCCGTTGGGTTCGGCCCACAGTTTCGATCTGCAGGTGAGTGAACGAGAACAGCACACAGTTCTTGACATCTTGGCCAAGTCAGGCAGCTCAGACAGCCAGACCGCTAATCGCTTACACTCACCGCCACACCGCCAGGTTGCCAACTGGAGGATGGAGAAGCTAGAGATGGAGTCCAAGTCCGGTTCGGAGGAGGAGTTCTTCGATTGCGTCGGTGAGTACGACCGAGTTTGGTCCGTCACGCGGTATGAGCGTACACCAGTCACTGGCACTATTGATTAACGCACCTGTTTTTAACTTGCTTTTGCATGCATGCTTTTACACACTTATGTTCTCGCAGCACGTGGTATGTGTTTGATTGAAGCgcaagggtgtgtgtgcgtgtgtatgtgcgcacGTGTAGTGTGGAATATGGCGGTGAGTGAGGAGCGGCATGATTGATCTGACCGTTGTGTTCGTTGTCGATCGTTCACAGGTGAGTTGGGGGAGAAGGCTTCGCTGGTAAAGTGGAGCTCgctggagctgctggccgAAGAGGACGACAGCCCATCGCTGGCGCCCGCGAACCACCAGGGTGGGAAAAACCAGGAGGACAGCATCTTCAGCCAGTCGTACTTGCAACGCGTCACGTCGGAGCGAGGCATGAGGCGCTCGTTTCTGAGTCAGTTCTCCAGCATCGACCGGCAGAATCAGGACGGATCGCCGCCCGGTTCACCGGggggcctgcctgcctgcccgacCACGGTCTTGATACTGATCATGCACGCCGGCAGCGTGCTCGATGCCAGCTCGGACATGACGGCGAAGAAGTCCGACATCACAACGTTCCGCGGTGCCCTGGAGTCGGTGATGCGCCAGCACTATCCCTCGCTCGTCGGTCACGTTGCCCTGCGACTGATACCCTGCCCGCCAGTCTGTTCCGATGCGCTCGGCATCCTGTCCAGCCTCAGCCCGTACTCCTTCAACAGCCCGCCGGGCGGTGGAGATGTCGCTAACCTCACGGACGTACCGATCGGTGCGATACCACTGCTGGCGACCTCGTCGCCCGACTTTCAGGAATCGGTGAGCCGAGCCGTCACCTGCGCCAACCAGATCTTTGGTGAGTTTCTGAAGTCGGACGAGGGCCGTGGATTCGGGGGCCAGATCGTGCTGATTGGTGACTCGATGGGTAGCATCCTGGCGCACGATGCATTGTATCGCTCGAACGCGCACCAAGGCAGCGAGGCGTCCGGGCTCAACCATATCACCGATCTGATGGAGACGAGCGAGCTGCTGGACGCTAGCCGGTTGCTGACGGCACCATCCCCCCGGCGCCGCTCCTCGTCCACCAGCGAGACGCGCGTGCCcaagttcgagttcgaggttGGCGATTTCTTCATGTTCGGCAGCCCGTTGGCGGTGATCCTGTCGGCTCGCCGGCTCGCCGATAGCCGCTACGGTAACAGCAAGCCGGCCTGCACCCAGCTTTACAACCTGTTCCACCCAACCGATCCTACCGCGGCCCGGCTCGAGCCGCTCCTGAGCGCTCGCTtctcgctgctgccaccgctgaaCGTGCCCCGCTACGCCAAGTATCCGCTCGGCAATGGCCAACCGTGCCACCTGCTCGAGCTCATCCAATCAAGCCCGCAGATTTTTGGTGACGGTATGCCCGGACCGTCGGCACGCCGTCTGTCCGACTCATCCATCCAGAGCGGTGCGTCCGGGATGATCGATAACGTGCCGCTCACCACGATcaaccagctgcagcagcgctgGTGGGGCTCGAAGCGGCTCGACTACGCGCTCTACTGCCCCGAGGGGCTGAGCAACTTTCCGTCGCACGCGCTGCCGCACCTGTTTCACGCCAGCTACTGGGAGTCGAGCGATGTGGTCGCGTTTCTACTGCAGCAGATCGGCCGCTTCGATGAtctggccggtgccggtggccaggACAAGGAAGGTGTATCCGCGTTCCGGCCGAGCCAGCCGCGCGAAAAGTGGAACAAGAAGCGCACCTCAGTGAAGCTGAAGAATGTGGCGGCCAACCACCGGGCGAACGATGTGATTGTGCGCGACGGCGAACCGCAGCGGCTAGTGGCCCGCTTCATGTACGGGCCACTCGACGTGATCACGCTGGCCGGCGAGCGCGTCGACATCCACATCATGCGCGACCCGCCGGCCGGCGAATGGCAACTACTGGCCACCGAAACGACCGACAAGAACGGGCGCATCAGCTACGTGGTGCCGGAGGAGCGGGCATGTGAGTACGGCATCTACCCGGTCAAGATGGTCGTCCGAGGTGACCACACGTCTGTCGACTTCTACATCGCGGTGGTACCGCCACGCACCGAGTGCATCGTCTTCAGTATCGATGGTTCGTTTACCGCGTCAGTGTCGGTGACGGGCAAGGATCCGAAGGTGCGGGCAGGTGCGGTCGACGTGTGTCGGCACTGGCAGGAGCTTGGCTACCTGCTCATCTACATCACTGGTCGCCCagatatgcagcagcagcgtgttctCTCCTGGCTGAGCCAGCACAACTTTCCGCACGGGCTCGTCTCGTTCGCCGACGGGCTGTCGACCGATCCACTCGGCCACAAGGCCACCTATCTCAGCAATCTCATTCTCAACCAAGGCGTGATAGTGCACGCTGcctacggcagcagcaaggataTCAGCGTGTACACCAGCATCGGGCTCAAGCCAAAGCAAATTTTTATCACCGGCAAGGTagacctctctctttctctctctctctctctctctctctcactctctctctgcctcattcgttctttctctttcttaaTCATTCCTGGTCGCTTACAGGTTAGCAAAAAGCTTCAGCCCATGGCGACCCCACTGACGGATGGCTATGCGGCACACCTGAGTTCGCTGATGGCGGTAGGTGGGTCGCGACCAGCCCAGGGCAATGCCCGCATGGTGATTCCCCGCAGCTGCTTCAATCTGCCCGGTCAGAACCAATCGATTCGCCGGCGTCGATTCGTTCCTGGTTAAGTGTGCCGGGTGTGTGCGCCCGCACAAGTCAATCAAACCGTATGACTCTCGCAATTGCAATGCCGCCAACATAtttcaagcaaaaaaaaaaaataataagcgCCGAACAGGGTAACGCATCACAGAAGAACCTTCGCGACTGCCGCGCCCCTCCCAGCTACACCCGATACAGTGCCACCCCACAGGGTAGCAGAGGTGGTTCCCGCCAGGGGTCCCGTGGTGCTATACAATGGTAGCAAAGTGTTAATCTCAAAGATCTGTCACCGGAATCTTGTGTTACTAGTACGTAAGGATACGATCTTCGCAatctcatcagcagcagcacgtatAACCGTTTAGTCCTACACTGCTGAGCTGAAATCTGTATCTCGATATCATCCCATAATACGCTCATAGCGAGATAGGATAAGCAAAGGATGTAAGCATGTATGGGGAAAggagaaaggggggaggggaggaatgAAAGTAGGATAGAATGGGAGAATGGTCAACCGTGTAGTCTCTAGTTTGTGAACAGTTTCATCAAATGAATTGTTGCCGTATCGACTTATCATCAccacaaacccacacacaaaacagacacggaaacacaaacacaaacacagataAGTGAATCAAAGTCTGCCAATGTAGCAAACAGCATATATACATATTTATATATCAATATATATGTCTAGGTGACTGGTTACAGGAAGTTTGTAAAGTAAGGA
This window contains:
- the LOC125947945 gene encoding protein retinal degeneration B isoform X1 — its product is MLIKEYRIPLPLTVEEYRIAQLYMIAKKSREESSGAGSGVEIIVNEPYQNGPGGSGQYTRKIYHVGSHLPGWIKGLLPKSALTVEEEAWNAYPYTKTRYTCPFVEKFSLEIETYYFADNGHQENVFQLGGSDLRNRVVDLIDIVKDQLGGADYVREEDPTLYRSERTGRGPLGEQWLDEYWTEVKGRTQPTARNMSLMCAYKLCRVEFRYWGMQTKLEKFIHDTALRKTMVRAHRQAWAWQDEWFGLSMDDIREIERQTQLALKRKMGNEGGDNQDDDAEEEEDEEEEEKERHAHDNDNRNSNQMYSIEKTNENSTPYMEKKDTTIPLITTTAEGGVMRQPGAPVSSKRDHHARNASSEEEDDEDDDDEDAEEADASGYEQTAGVRKRDRNEEGVVLLRKQNNSGSKSKLHSPLGSAHSFDLQVANWRMEKLEMESKSGSEEEFFDCVGELGEKASLVKWSSLELLAEEDDSPSLAPANHQGGKNQEDSIFSQSYLQRVTSERGMRRSFLSQFSSIDRQNQDGSPPGSPGGLPACPTTVLILIMHAGSVLDASSDMTAKKSDITTFRGALESVMRQHYPSLVGHVALRLIPCPPVCSDALGILSSLSPYSFNSPPGGGDVANLTDVPIGAIPLLATSSPDFQESVSRAVTCANQIFGEFLKSDEGRGFGGQIVLIGDSMGSILAHDALYRSNAHQGSEASGLNHITDLMETSELLDASRLLTAPSPRRRSSSTSETRVPKFEFEVGDFFMFGSPLAVILSARRLADSRYGNSKPACTQLYNLFHPTDPTAARLEPLLSARFSLLPPLNVPRYAKYPLGNGQPCHLLELIQSSPQIFGDGMPGPSARRLSDSSIQSGASGMIDNVPLTTINQLQQRWWGSKRLDYALYCPEGLSNFPSHALPHLFHASYWESSDVVAFLLQQIGRFDDLAGAGGQDKEGVSAFRPSQPREKWNKKRTSVKLKNVAANHRANDVIVRDGEPQRLVARFMYGPLDVITLAGERVDIHIMRDPPAGEWQLLATETTDKNGRISYVVPEERACEYGIYPVKMVVRGDHTSVDFYIAVVPPRTECIVFSIDGSFTASVSVTGKDPKVRAGAVDVCRHWQELGYLLIYITGRPDMQQQRVLSWLSQHNFPHGLVSFADGLSTDPLGHKATYLSNLILNQGVIVHAAYGSSKDISVYTSIGLKPKQIFITGKVSKKLQPMATPLTDGYAAHLSSLMAVGGSRPAQGNARMVIPRSCFNLPGQNQSIRRRRFVPG
- the LOC125947945 gene encoding protein retinal degeneration B isoform X2, yielding MLIKEYRIPLPLTVEEYRIAQLYMIAKKSREESSGAGSGVEIIVNEPYQNGPGGSGQYTRKIYHVGSHLPGWIKGLLPKSALTVEEEAWNAYPYTKTRYTCPFVEKFSLEIETYYFADNGHQENVFQLGGSDLRNRVVDLIDIVKDQLGGADYVREEDPTLYRSERTGRGPLGEQWLDEYWTEVKGRTQPTARNMSLMCAYKLCRVEFRYWGMQTKLEKFIHDTALRKTMVRAHRQAWAWQDEWFGLSMDDIREIERQTQLALKRKMGNEGGDNQDDDAEEEEDEEEEEKERHEKTNENSTPYMEKKDTTIPLITTTAEGGVMRQPGAPVSSKRDHHARNASSEEEDDEDDDDEDAEEADASGYEQTAGVRKRDRNEEGVVLLRKQNNSGSKSKLHSPLGSAHSFDLQVANWRMEKLEMESKSGSEEEFFDCVGELGEKASLVKWSSLELLAEEDDSPSLAPANHQGGKNQEDSIFSQSYLQRVTSERGMRRSFLSQFSSIDRQNQDGSPPGSPGGLPACPTTVLILIMHAGSVLDASSDMTAKKSDITTFRGALESVMRQHYPSLVGHVALRLIPCPPVCSDALGILSSLSPYSFNSPPGGGDVANLTDVPIGAIPLLATSSPDFQESVSRAVTCANQIFGEFLKSDEGRGFGGQIVLIGDSMGSILAHDALYRSNAHQGSEASGLNHITDLMETSELLDASRLLTAPSPRRRSSSTSETRVPKFEFEVGDFFMFGSPLAVILSARRLADSRYGNSKPACTQLYNLFHPTDPTAARLEPLLSARFSLLPPLNVPRYAKYPLGNGQPCHLLELIQSSPQIFGDGMPGPSARRLSDSSIQSGASGMIDNVPLTTINQLQQRWWGSKRLDYALYCPEGLSNFPSHALPHLFHASYWESSDVVAFLLQQIGRFDDLAGAGGQDKEGVSAFRPSQPREKWNKKRTSVKLKNVAANHRANDVIVRDGEPQRLVARFMYGPLDVITLAGERVDIHIMRDPPAGEWQLLATETTDKNGRISYVVPEERACEYGIYPVKMVVRGDHTSVDFYIAVVPPRTECIVFSIDGSFTASVSVTGKDPKVRAGAVDVCRHWQELGYLLIYITGRPDMQQQRVLSWLSQHNFPHGLVSFADGLSTDPLGHKATYLSNLILNQGVIVHAAYGSSKDISVYTSIGLKPKQIFITGKVSKKLQPMATPLTDGYAAHLSSLMAVGGSRPAQGNARMVIPRSCFNLPGQNQSIRRRRFVPG